One window of Nostoc sp. C052 genomic DNA carries:
- a CDS encoding aspartoacylase, with amino-acid sequence MNQINRVAIVGGTHGNEFTGAYLVHKFAQFPDLITRSSFETVTLLANPNAFAAARRYVEKDLNRCFLKQDLQDSTLKSYEELQAKLIQDTLISNGDKQADFILDLHSSTANMGLTIILVNSHPLNLKLAAYLSQINPLVRIYRCSFQSVEENPFVNSLCELGFAFEVGPIAQGVLKATLFQQTEELVHALLDYLEQFNQGEIRSNNETLTLYDHLSTVDYPKKSDGTIFGMIHPELQDNDYQALNPGDPIFIAFNGKTIVYEGASTVWPIFINEAAYYEKGIAMCLTQKQQINI; translated from the coding sequence ATGAATCAGATTAATCGGGTTGCAATTGTCGGTGGAACTCATGGCAATGAGTTTACAGGAGCCTACTTAGTCCATAAATTTGCCCAGTTTCCTGATTTAATTACTAGATCGAGTTTTGAGACAGTCACACTGTTAGCAAATCCCAATGCTTTTGCTGCAGCAAGGCGATATGTAGAGAAAGATTTAAATCGCTGTTTTCTCAAGCAAGACTTACAAGATTCGACTCTGAAAAGTTACGAAGAATTGCAAGCTAAGTTAATTCAGGACACTCTAATATCAAATGGGGATAAACAAGCAGATTTCATCTTAGACTTGCACAGCAGTACAGCTAATATGGGTTTGACAATTATTTTGGTAAACAGTCATCCCTTAAACTTGAAATTGGCTGCTTATCTGAGCCAGATTAATCCTTTGGTTAGAATTTATCGTTGCTCTTTTCAATCTGTTGAAGAAAACCCATTTGTAAATTCTCTGTGCGAATTAGGCTTTGCATTCGAGGTTGGCCCAATTGCCCAAGGTGTCTTAAAAGCAACACTATTCCAACAAACAGAAGAACTTGTTCACGCGCTTCTAGACTATCTAGAACAGTTTAACCAGGGTGAAATCCGATCAAATAACGAAACCTTGACTCTCTATGACCACTTATCAACTGTGGACTACCCAAAAAAATCTGATGGGACAATCTTTGGGATGATTCATCCAGAACTTCAGGATAATGATTATCAAGCCTTGAATCCAGGAGATCCGATTTTTATAGCCTTTAATGGTAAAACAATTGTTTATGAGGGTGCATCTACCGTTTGGCCGATTTTTATTAATGAAGCAGCTTACTACGAAAAAGGAATTGCAATGTGTTTGACCCAGAAGCAGCAAATCAATATCTAA